Proteins co-encoded in one Carassius auratus strain Wakin unplaced genomic scaffold, ASM336829v1 scaf_tig00018653, whole genome shotgun sequence genomic window:
- the LOC113076098 gene encoding dynein light chain 1, axonemal, whose product MAKATTIKEALAKWEEKTGEKANEATAVKLYGQIPPIEKMDASLSNLVNCERLSLSTNCIEKIANLNGLKNLKILSLGRNNVKNLNGLEAVGDTLEELWISYNLIEKLKGIHVMKKLKVLYMSNNLVKEWGEFQKLADLPSLVDLVFVGNPLEEKYSADGNWMEEATKRLPKLKKLDGNPVIKREEEEGEGES is encoded by the exons ATG GCAAAAGCAACAACTATTAAAGAGGCCCTGGCGAAATGG GAGGAGAAAACAGGTGAAAAAGCGAATGAGGCCACAGCAGTGAAGCTTTATGGTCAGATCCCTCCCATTGAAAAAATGGACGCATCTCTCTCAAACCTTGTCAACTGCGA GAGATTATCCTTGTCTACAAACTGTATTGAAAAAATTGCCAACTTGAATGGTCTAA AGAACCTTAAGATACTGTCCTTGGGCCGGAATAACGTCAAAAACCTTAATGGACTT GAGGCAGTAGGTGATACTCTGGAGGAGCTGTGGATCTCTTATAACCTCATAGAAAAACTGAAGGGAATTCATGTCATGAAGAAACTCAAGGTCTTGTACATGTCTAACAATTTGGTCAAGGAATGGG GGGAGTTTCAGAAGCTGGCAGATCTTCCATCATTGGTAGACCTTGTCTTTGTGGGGAATCCATTAGAAGAGAAGTATTCTGCAGATGGCAACTGGATGGAGGAAGCTACTAAGAGGCTTCCCAAGCTTAAAAAGCTAGATG gaaACCCTGTTATCAAACGAGAAGAGGAGGAAGGTGAAGGGGAGAGTTGA